In a genomic window of Taeniopygia guttata chromosome 11, bTaeGut7.mat, whole genome shotgun sequence:
- the ACD gene encoding adrenocortical dysplasia protein homolog isoform X4, which produces MAAAAAAPGGASPGLAAGERLVCVDKNVASPKLYVLEPWIADLLVNYEQQEERENFLAGQVVQVLSDSTAAGQPEVHQDAVVQVSDGSCYIRVVITAEALQAEENAHLQLRLSSLNCRIIVLQKYTVCFQDEARLESRPLCGEEDKGALAEETPVGSLFLPVVGSTAAWVSPAQLILQPWRSNTGDPQGLQSVLLQGRNLAVRNAASSEPSVSQLIDAIGQNQLEILKENAEECLDLWKSKEKPVTVEDEVPITQWEAERKKEQGEDVFMVPVSALVIPPEQEAVVCDSSEAASAGYTETSQAAPGKSSDDKTVPGDQSVVSQISFCLHSRGAPALGSSSWPPMNAPDPIQPLVSSTVGSAHLLGLSGGGAASPTLSDSLEGSLDNPWNRLPSLSLTPSSSDEKTFQADPPLKTQKDVAADSNTTDLLEVCSQSSPESLPQGEPAQISSPSLLRCYSNPSPAESSTSEAASAAGAARGALCADQGPQGSRGTQATLPTLSPVFPVLPSSSLQLPPGRIPHREQACSSGTASSTDVLKPGLAHTRTKGGETVGAKRKLVEEDEQAPSGQQHLPGTSKGRGRGRSKRLVLTSSGGAKKSRKETRLQRRKELEEKEEEEMEKEEEEEEQASPARAGPSSRLEQCTAPEPFVERPPQYQYEAPSPELCQQVQSIRISKAMLKWACWILTEEDEDS; this is translated from the exons atggcggcggcggccgctgcGCCCGGCGGGGCGAGCccggggctggcggcgggggAGCG TCTTGTGTGTGTGGACAAGAATGTGGCTTCTCCCAAGCTCTATGTCCTGGAGCCATGGATTGCTGACCTCTTGGTGAATTACGAGCAACAGGAGGAGCGTGAGAATTTCCTGGCTGGGCAGGTGGTGCAG GTCTTGAGTGACTCAACTGCTGCTGGCCAGCCTGAGGTCCACCAGGACGCTGTGGTGCAGGTCTCTGACGGATCCTGCTACATCCGTGTGGTCATTACAGCCGaagctctgcaggcagaggaAAA CGCCCACCTGCAGCTCAGGCTGTCCAGCCTTAATTGCAGAATTATCGTCCTGCAGAAGTACACGGTGTGTTTTCAGGATGAGGCCAGACTG GAATCAAGACCCCTCTGTGGTGAAGAAGATAAAGGAGCTCTGGCT GAGGAAACACCTGTGGGGAGCTTGTTCCTGCCAGTGGTGGGCAGCACAGCTGCGTGGGtgagccctgcacagctcaTCCTTCAACCTTGGAGATCCAATACTGGAGATCCTCAGGGCCTTCAATCAGTCCTTCTCCAGGG GAGGAATCTTGCTGTGAGGAACGCTGCCAGCTCAG AGCCCTCTGTCTCTCAGCTGATTGATGCCATAGGACAGAACCAGCTGGagattttgaaggaaaatgCTGAGGAATGCTTGGATTTATGGAAATCAAAGGAGAAGCCAGTGACAGTGGAGGACGAGGTTCCCATCACCCAGTGGGAGGCAGAGCGCAAGAAGGAG CAGGGTGAGGACGTTTTCATGGTCCCAGTCAGTGCCCTGGTGATCCCTCCTGAGCAGGAGGCAGTTGTTTGTGATTCTTCTGAGGCAGCATCTGCAGGGTACACAG AGACAAGTCAAGCAGCTCCTGGAAAGAGTAGTGATGACAAGACAGTGCCAGGAGACCAGAGCGTTGTGTCTCAAATCAGCT tcTGTCTCcatagcagaggtgctccagcccttggatCATCCTCATGGCCTCCTATGAACGCTCCAGATCCCATCCAGCCTTTAGTTTCCTCTACAGTTGGCTCAGCCCATCTCCTTGGATTGAGTGGAGGAG GTGCCGCATCACCGACCTTGTCAGACAGCCTGGAGGGATCCCTGGACAAcccctggaacaggctgccctcGTTGTCTTTGACCCCGAGCTCTTCAGATG AGAAGACCTTTCAAGCTGACCCTCCCCTGAAGACCCAGAAAGATGTGGCTGCTGACAGCAACACCACTGACCTGTTGGAAGTGTGTAGCCAGAGCTCTCCTGAGAGCTTGCCCCAGGGAGAGCCAGCACAgatctcctctccctccctgctgcgCTGCTACAGCAATCCCAGTCCGGCGGAGAGCAGCACCAGTGAGGCGGCATCAGCGGCGGGGGCAGCCCGGGGTGCCCTGTGTGCTGATCAAGGCCcacagggatccaggggcactCAGGCCACCCTGCCCACTCTTTCTCCAGTTTTTCCAGtcttgcccagcagcagcttgcAATTGCCACCTGGCAGGATTCCTCACAGGGAGCAGGCCTGCTCCAGTGGCACAGCTTCCTCTACAGATGTGTTGAAGCCTGGACTGGCTCATACCAGGACAAAGGGAGGAGAGACTGTGGGTGCCAAGAGGAAGCTGGTGGAGGAAGATGAGCAGGCCCCCAGTGGGCAGCAGCATCTTCCAGGCACTTCGaagggcagggggagaggcaGAAGCAAGAGACTGGTGCTCACAAGCTCAGGGGGTgcaaagaagagcagaaaggaaacaaGGCTGCAGCGTAGAAAGGAGCttgaggagaaggaggaggaggaaatggagaaggaggaggaggaggaagagcaagCATCCCCTGCAAGAGCTGGacccagctccaggctggagcaaTGCACAGCTCCAGAGCCG TTCGTGGAAAGACCACCCCAGTACCAGTATGAGGCACCGAGtcctgagctctgccagcaggTACAATCTATCAG GATCTCAAAGGCAATGCTGAAGTGGGCATGCTGGATACTGACTGAGGAGGATGAAGACTCCTGA